The DNA window CTTGCCCCGGGTGCGGTCGATCTGCACGACCCGCAGCCCCGGCACGAACCGCGCCGCCTCGCGCGCCCAGTTGGACACGACTGATGTGGGCGCCACCACGAGGAAGGGCCGCCGCGCGGCATCCGGTCCTTCGTCGGTCTCGACGGCGTGCTGGATGAGCGCGAGCGTCTGCGCGGTCTTGCCGAGTCCCATGTCGTCGGCGAGGATGCCGCCGAGGCGTGCTCGATGCAGGAACGCGAGCCAGCGGAAGCCGGCCACCTGGTACGGCCGGAGCTCGCCCTGGAACCCCGCGGGCACCGGGGCGTCCCAGGGCTCCGCGTCGTCTGCCAGCCCGTCGACGGTGCGGCGCCAGGCGAGCGCCTGCGGGCTCTCGTCGGCGCGGTCCTCGAACTCCGCCATGAGCGTCGCCTGATAGCGGCTGATGCGTGCGCCCGTCTCCCACTCCCGGAGCGACCCCGCCTCCTCGATCAGCTGCCGGAGCGGGTCGAAGACGGGCTGCTTCAGCGACAGGTAGCTGCTGTCGACGAGCAGCAGCTTGGCGGCGCCCTTCGACAGCGCCTTGAAGAGCGGCCCGAACGGGACGATGCGCCCCTCGACCTGCACCATGACGCCGAGCTCGAACCAGTCGTTGCGCTCCGACTCGACGGTGCGCACCACGAGCGTCGGCGCCTCCTCGATCTCACGGTAGGCGGGCTGCTCGCCGATCACCTCGACGCGCACCCGTTCGAGCCGCTCGATCTCCGGCAGCAGCCGGGCGCTGAACTCCGCGGCGTCGAGATGGTGCAGGACGGTGGTCGGGCGGAGCGCTCCGTCCGCGGCCAGCGCCGCGGCGCCGGTCGGGTCGGTGGCGAGGAGCTCGGCGGCGCGGGCCGCGGGCGCCCGCTCGGTCGCAGGGTCGAGGAAGGACGCGTCGCCGGCGGCGAGGGGCACGCGTCGCTCACCCGCGAGCTCCCACCGCCAGTCCAGGCGCAGCACGCGGTCGCGCTCGAACCGGGCCGACAGCACCAGGGTCGCCGGCGGCACCGCGGGCGGCTCGAACGTGCCGTCGGAGCTCAGGATGCGCGCCGTGCGCGACAGTGCCGGGAGGCCGCGCAGGAACTCCGTGCGGTCGGCCGCGTCGACCGCGACCTCCTGCGGGCGCTCGAGGATCGCGCGCTGCGCGCGGCTCAGCGGGGCCGACAGGCGGGATAGGCGGACCGTCTTCGCTGCGAAGTCGACGACGTAGACGCCGTGCCCGCCGATCGGGCTCGCCGCTGCGGCGTCGACCACCTCGCCGTCCATCACCACGACGGGCGAGAGGGTGAGCGCGTCGTCGGCGTCGTGCGCATCGAACCCGACGGACGCCCCGCCGACCACCGAGACCGTGGGCAGGACCGTGCCGACGAGCGCGATGCCGAGAACGGGAGCCTCGGCGAGGTGGGCCCACAGCAGGGGCGACTCGAAGACGTCGAGGGCGATCCAGTCCGAGCCGTGCTCCATGGCCCCGAGAGCCGTCGCGCCCTTGAGTGCGGCGAGCTGTCCGAACCACTGCGCCTGCGCGGGGTCGTAGCCTCCGGCGGCGCCTTGGAAGCCCACGTTCTGCCAGGTGAGGTCGCTCTTGATCCACCCGCCGCGCTGACCGGAGGTCACGGGACGGACGGCGAGGCGGTCGACGGATGCCGCATCCTTCGCCGGTTCGTCACGTCGCTCCCCCCAGCGGCTCCGCCCCGCCGTGCGCCGTCGCGGCTCGAACTGCAGCGCGAGGGGGCGCCGCACGTGTGCGGCGTCCCGGCCGGCGCCGGCATCGCCGAACGCGGCGAGCAGGCCGCGCCAGCCGGCATCCGCCTCGCTCTCCGCCGTCCGTGCCGCCTTGCCTGCGGCGGCCGCCGCGGTCAGCACCGCCGCGGCGTGCTTGCAGTTGATGGCGATGGGACAGGTGCACGTGGCGGTGCGCACCATGGGGCGTGACGTCGTCGCATCGGCGAGCGCGATGCGCACCTGGTACGGCCGATCGGCGCTGCCCTTCACGAGCCCGGACAGCACCTGCCCGGCCGCCTGATAGGTGAGGTCGCTCACGCGCCCGCTGTCGGCGTAGGTCTTGCCGCGGCTGAAGGAGAGGGCGCCGACCAGACGCGCGATCGTGAGCTCCTCGACCTGCGGGAACCAGTCGGCGGACATCCCTCCATCGTCCCACGCGCTGCCGACGACGCGGCGGCGGTCCGTCGTCAGTCGGCGCCGTCGTCGCCCGCGCCGCGTCGCGTGATGCGGAGGATCACGCGCTCGCCGGGGCGCCGCTGCAGTCGGCGCACGAAGCGCTCGACGGTCAGGAACGCCCGGAACTGGAAGCCGTACTTCTTACCCAGGGCATCGGTCGCGGACCGTTCCGCCGCGGCGGTGTCGGTGACCACTGCGACCGCCTTCACGAGCGGCGCCCCCGGCTCGACCTTGCCCATCCGGCTGCAGGGCTGCAGCACGACGCGGGCATTGCGCCGCAGGCGCTTGACCTTGCCGGTCGACCGCTCCGTCGTGACCACGAGCGCGGCGCCGTCGGGCGCGATCCACACGGGCGTGCTCACGACCTCCCCGTTCTTGCGGAAGGTGCCGAGCGAGACGAAGCTCTCAGCGCCCAGACGGGTCCAGTCGGCGTCGGAGGCGGGCGAGGCGTCCTCGTAGGCGGTCATCGTGCGGTCCCTTCGGGATCGGATGCCGGACGGGCGCCGGCATTCGTGCGTACACACTATGCGCGGGGGAAGGCGGCGTCGCGGGCTTGCGCGACGGCCCGTGACGATCGACGCTACCGATCCCCGATGCTGCGATCCTCCCGCGCGGGGTGGATCCTCCTCCTCCGATCGGCGGAGGACGGCGGAGAGCGCGGCCGGCCTCGCCGAGTCCGACAGCCTGACCGGTCAGGACGACGGCTGGGCGGTGGTGGCGGATTCCGCAGCCCAGGACGCGAGGAGCCGGAGGCGATCGGCGGAAGGGGACCCGGGTTCGGCCGTGTACACGAGCAGCACCTTGCCTGGCTCTGCGGTGATCGCCAGCTCCTCGTAGACGAGCGTGAGGTCGCCGACGACGGGGTGGTGGAACCGCTTCTGCCCCGACCCGTGCGATCGCACGTTGTGCGCCGCCCACAGCGCACGGAAGGTGTCGCTCCGGGTGGAGAGCTCCCCCACGAGATCCTGAATGCCCTTGTCGTGCGGATCGCGACCGGCCTCCCCGCGGAGCACCGCCACGCACATGTCGGCGAAGAGGTCCCAGTCCGGGTAGAAGTCGCGGGCGATCGGGTCGAGGAACTGGAATCGCGCGAAGTTCGGAACGCGACCGCCGTCGCCGATCAGCGGCGAATAGAACGCCTTGCCGAGGTCGTTGAAAGCGAGCAGATTCTGCCGCTGGTCCCGCACCACCACGACGGCATCGGCCATCGCCGCGAGAGCCCACTCCAGGCTGGGCCGAAGCGGGCCGGTCCTGCTGGTGCGTCGACGACCGCGGCCCGAGGAGGGGATGCCGTCCGCGTTGCGCGCGAGGTCGAGCAGGTGCGCATATTCCGCGTCGGACAGCTGCAGTGCGCTGGACACCGCATCCAGCACCGCGCCCGAGGCTCCGGCGATGGCGCCGCGCTCCAATTTCGCGTAATACTCGACGCTGACGCCTGCCAGAGCGGCGACCTCGCTGCGCCGCAGTCCTGCGACGCGCCGGTTGGGTCCGGCGGAGATGCCGGCCGCGTCCGGTGACAGCCGGGCACGGCGGGTCATGAGGAACTCGCGCACCTCTTGTCGATTGTCCATACCGTCAGGCTAGGTCGCCAGACCAGTCACAGGGATGCCCTGTCAGAGCAC is part of the Microbacterium lemovicicum genome and encodes:
- a CDS encoding DEAD/DEAH box helicase, with protein sequence MSADWFPQVEELTIARLVGALSFSRGKTYADSGRVSDLTYQAAGQVLSGLVKGSADRPYQVRIALADATTSRPMVRTATCTCPIAINCKHAAAVLTAAAAAGKAARTAESEADAGWRGLLAAFGDAGAGRDAAHVRRPLALQFEPRRRTAGRSRWGERRDEPAKDAASVDRLAVRPVTSGQRGGWIKSDLTWQNVGFQGAAGGYDPAQAQWFGQLAALKGATALGAMEHGSDWIALDVFESPLLWAHLAEAPVLGIALVGTVLPTVSVVGGASVGFDAHDADDALTLSPVVVMDGEVVDAAAASPIGGHGVYVVDFAAKTVRLSRLSAPLSRAQRAILERPQEVAVDAADRTEFLRGLPALSRTARILSSDGTFEPPAVPPATLVLSARFERDRVLRLDWRWELAGERRVPLAAGDASFLDPATERAPAARAAELLATDPTGAAALAADGALRPTTVLHHLDAAEFSARLLPEIERLERVRVEVIGEQPAYREIEEAPTLVVRTVESERNDWFELGVMVQVEGRIVPFGPLFKALSKGAAKLLLVDSSYLSLKQPVFDPLRQLIEEAGSLREWETGARISRYQATLMAEFEDRADESPQALAWRRTVDGLADDAEPWDAPVPAGFQGELRPYQVAGFRWLAFLHRARLGGILADDMGLGKTAQTLALIQHAVETDEGPDAARRPFLVVAPTSVVSNWAREAARFVPGLRVVQIDRTRGKSRRGLADRVRGADIVLTTYAILRLDAEEFASREWAGLILDEAQFAKNAASKVHEAAQGVRAPFRLAVTGTPIENNLGELWALLALTAPGLFPSRRAFDETYRRPIEVMGDEEKRQRLRRRIRPFLLRRTKEQVVPELPPKQEQVLEVPLHPEHRRLYDTHLQRERQKILGLVADLDRNRFTVYRSLTLLRLMSLDAALVDPEAYADVPSAKLDALLEQLEDVLAEGHQALVFSQFTSFLRRAAARVEQRGTPYAYLDGTTRRREEVIDRFRSGEARVFFISLKAGGFGLNLTEADYVFLLDPWWNPATEAQAVDRTHRIGQERKVMVYRLVSEDTIEQKVMALKEKKAALVSSVLDDEGVFSEALNADDIRGLLGA
- a CDS encoding PPOX class F420-dependent oxidoreductase → MTAYEDASPASDADWTRLGAESFVSLGTFRKNGEVVSTPVWIAPDGAALVVTTERSTGKVKRLRRNARVVLQPCSRMGKVEPGAPLVKAVAVVTDTAAAERSATDALGKKYGFQFRAFLTVERFVRRLQRRPGERVILRITRRGAGDDGAD
- a CDS encoding helix-turn-helix domain-containing protein, translating into MDNRQEVREFLMTRRARLSPDAAGISAGPNRRVAGLRRSEVAALAGVSVEYYAKLERGAIAGASGAVLDAVSSALQLSDAEYAHLLDLARNADGIPSSGRGRRRTSRTGPLRPSLEWALAAMADAVVVVRDQRQNLLAFNDLGKAFYSPLIGDGGRVPNFARFQFLDPIARDFYPDWDLFADMCVAVLRGEAGRDPHDKGIQDLVGELSTRSDTFRALWAAHNVRSHGSGQKRFHHPVVGDLTLVYEELAITAEPGKVLLVYTAEPGSPSADRLRLLASWAAESATTAQPSS